From Chryseobacterium joostei, the proteins below share one genomic window:
- a CDS encoding FIST signal transduction protein, translated as MKVAKLLFINGEFRYERNDENLDYQKAQLVLGYGARNLIEDNHFFFQLKEKFPHAEITLSSSSGEIFCNEVYDNTVTVTIISFSTSYIKTSQINIEDFPSSYEAGKILMEKLPKENLKWVFVLSDGSRVNGSQLVQGLNSGRPDHVLISGGLAGDGDQFEKTAVGLNQIPASNQIVAIGFYGKNLELSHASYGGWESFGLERTVTRSHHNILYEIDHKNALDLYKKYLGKYAEELPGSALLFPLSLKSDNTSSSVVRTILSINEKDNMMVFAGDLPEGSKVRFMKANMDRLIDAANDAASECLEIIHNKPKMGIIVSCVGRKLVLGDRTAEEVEMVRDVFGPDTIITGFYSYGEISPLKPFDDCALHNQTITITTVNETA; from the coding sequence ATGAAAGTTGCCAAATTACTTTTTATAAACGGAGAATTCAGATATGAAAGAAATGATGAAAATCTTGACTATCAGAAAGCTCAGCTCGTCCTAGGATATGGAGCTAGAAATCTTATTGAAGACAATCATTTTTTCTTTCAGCTCAAAGAAAAGTTTCCCCATGCAGAGATTACCTTATCATCATCGTCCGGAGAAATTTTCTGTAATGAAGTATATGATAATACGGTAACCGTTACCATTATCAGTTTCTCAACATCTTATATTAAAACTTCACAGATTAATATAGAAGACTTTCCTAGCAGCTACGAAGCCGGGAAAATCCTAATGGAAAAACTTCCTAAAGAAAACCTCAAATGGGTATTTGTTTTATCAGACGGCAGTCGCGTCAACGGCAGTCAACTAGTTCAGGGACTGAACTCCGGACGCCCTGATCATGTGTTAATTTCAGGAGGATTAGCTGGGGACGGGGACCAATTTGAAAAAACAGCAGTTGGCTTAAACCAGATCCCAGCCTCCAATCAAATTGTAGCGATTGGTTTTTATGGGAAAAATCTAGAGTTATCTCATGCATCATATGGAGGCTGGGAAAGCTTCGGATTAGAAAGAACAGTTACCCGTTCTCATCATAACATCCTATATGAAATTGATCATAAAAATGCCCTTGATCTTTATAAAAAATATCTCGGAAAATATGCAGAAGAACTTCCGGGTTCAGCACTTCTTTTCCCTCTTTCTCTTAAATCTGACAATACCTCCTCTTCTGTTGTACGTACCATCCTTTCTATTAATGAGAAAGATAATATGATGGTCTTTGCAGGCGACCTTCCCGAAGGAAGTAAAGTAAGATTTATGAAGGCCAACATGGACCGGTTGATTGATGCAGCCAATGATGCAGCCAGTGAATGCCTTGAAATAATTCATAATAAACCTAAAATGGGAATTATTGTAAGCTGTGTAGGAAGAAAATTAGTCTTAGGAGACCGGACTGCTGAAGAAGTGGAAATGGTAAGAGATGTTTTTGGCCCTGACACCATCATTACCGGTTTCTATTCATATGGAGAGATATCCCCTCTGAAGCCCTTTGATGATTGTGCCTTACACAACCAGACCATAACTATTACAACCGTTAACGAAACTGCATAA